One Microcoleus sp. bin38.metabat.b11b12b14.051 DNA segment encodes these proteins:
- the cbiT gene encoding precorrin-6Y C5,15-methyltransferase subunit CbiT, whose translation MLWPYVTPGIPDDLFERLPGIPMSKREVRLLLLSHLRLQADSVVWDIGAGTGTIAVETGLLCPKGRIIAVERDEEVASLIRRNCDRFDLKNVEVIEGSAPECLENLPEPPHRVCIEGGRPIKMILKEVWRYLRPKGRVVATASNLENLYALSESFAELQVRNIEVVQSAVNRLETRGLSQIFAAVNPIFILSGEKLD comes from the coding sequence ATGCTTTGGCCCTACGTCACTCCTGGTATCCCAGACGATTTATTTGAACGTTTACCGGGAATTCCCATGAGTAAGCGAGAAGTCCGACTGCTGTTACTGTCCCACCTGCGGCTGCAAGCAGATTCAGTGGTGTGGGACATCGGTGCAGGTACTGGTACGATCGCCGTAGAGACAGGTTTGCTGTGTCCCAAAGGTCGGATTATCGCCGTAGAAAGGGACGAAGAAGTCGCAAGCTTGATTCGCCGAAATTGCGATCGATTCGATCTCAAAAACGTAGAAGTTATAGAAGGTAGCGCCCCAGAATGCCTCGAAAACCTCCCCGAACCCCCCCACCGAGTCTGCATCGAAGGAGGGCGCCCCATTAAAATGATTCTCAAGGAAGTCTGGCGGTACTTGCGGCCCAAAGGTAGAGTTGTCGCCACAGCATCGAATTTAGAGAATCTTTACGCGCTTTCCGAAAGCTTCGCCGAGTTGCAAGTTCGCAACATCGAGGTAGTCCAGTCCGCCGTCAACCGCTTGGAGACTCGGGGCCTGAGTCAAATCTTTGCCGCCGTCAATCCCATCTTTATTCTCAGCGGCGAAAAGCTCGATTAG
- a CDS encoding phosphatidate cytidylyltransferase, producing MPWSRILSGIVAIVLALGMIIMGGWYFTLGFGVIVYLGQLEYFQLARAKGIAPAAKTTLVVSQGLLITAALAPQLVDAMFPLAGTLICFYLLFQPKLSTIADIASSILGLFYGGYLPSYWVRLRVGLDPANLATTQFSQLVASNAPVNIYSSQSWTSSSNISLGFTSLLLAFLCIWAADIGAYFVGKFFGRTSLSHISPKKTVEGAVFGVCGSIAVAVAGSWYLQWPGWPYSGAAFGLLIGVASLLGDLTESMMKRDAGVKDSGQLIPGHGGILDRTDSYVFTAPLVYYFVTLLLPAIESFF from the coding sequence ATGCCTTGGTCTCGTATCCTGAGTGGAATAGTTGCGATCGTCCTTGCTTTAGGAATGATTATTATGGGGGGATGGTACTTCACCCTGGGCTTTGGCGTCATCGTCTACCTAGGTCAATTGGAATATTTTCAATTAGCCCGGGCTAAAGGCATTGCACCCGCTGCCAAAACTACCTTAGTTGTCAGTCAAGGCTTGCTGATTACTGCCGCCTTAGCACCGCAACTCGTAGACGCCATGTTCCCCCTCGCCGGAACATTAATCTGTTTCTACCTGTTGTTCCAACCTAAATTATCGACGATCGCCGATATTGCCTCCTCAATTTTAGGATTGTTCTACGGCGGTTATTTGCCCAGCTATTGGGTACGGCTGCGAGTCGGCCTCGATCCAGCCAATCTGGCTACAACCCAATTTTCGCAATTAGTAGCAAGCAACGCGCCCGTTAATATTTACTCGTCCCAGTCTTGGACAAGTTCCAGCAACATATCTCTAGGATTTACTTCGCTGCTGCTGGCTTTCCTCTGCATCTGGGCTGCGGACATTGGCGCTTATTTTGTCGGCAAATTCTTCGGCCGCACTAGCCTCTCCCACATCAGCCCCAAAAAAACCGTTGAAGGTGCCGTATTTGGAGTTTGCGGCAGCATCGCCGTGGCCGTCGCCGGGTCTTGGTATTTACAATGGCCGGGTTGGCCCTATAGTGGCGCTGCTTTTGGTCTGTTGATTGGCGTTGCTAGCTTGTTGGGAGATTTAACTGAGTCGATGATGAAACGAGACGCCGGTGTTAAGGATTCGGGACAGTTGATCCCCGGTCACGGCGGCATTCTCGATCGCACGGACAGTTATGTTTTTACCGCACCCTTAGTCTACTATTTTGTGACTTTGCTATTGCCCGCGATCGAGTCTTTCTTTTGA
- a CDS encoding DUF2993 domain-containing protein: protein MTVDRNSVLFDNIASTASSSGSANLDEDGGTPPPNPGSRIASSVLSPAVQLLLRSQVQQVDELKVKIEGSDRQIFSGTIPKVTAAARGAVYKGLHLTEVAIEGCGIRINLGQALKGKPLRLLESVPVAGVLRLSQADLNASLKAPLLADALSEFLLPMLPLADSEKSLKLQNSQIKIEQGKLTLSASILRAGGTQIPLVLRTGLRISSGRELMFQAPEIEIDRELKSSDFNDFQIDFGPEVEIEELILSLGEIVCRGSIRVLP from the coding sequence ATGACTGTCGATCGCAACTCTGTGTTATTTGACAATATAGCTAGCACTGCCAGCTCTTCTGGGAGTGCCAATCTTGACGAGGACGGGGGGACACCGCCGCCGAACCCAGGCAGCCGGATCGCGAGTTCGGTGCTGTCTCCGGCGGTGCAGTTGTTGCTGCGATCGCAAGTTCAGCAAGTTGACGAGTTGAAGGTGAAAATTGAGGGGAGCGATCGACAAATTTTCAGCGGTACTATCCCCAAAGTAACGGCCGCCGCTCGCGGTGCTGTGTATAAAGGATTACACTTAACAGAAGTTGCCATAGAGGGCTGCGGCATTCGCATTAACCTCGGTCAAGCTCTCAAAGGCAAACCGCTGCGCCTGCTCGAATCGGTTCCCGTGGCAGGCGTTTTGAGGCTCAGTCAAGCCGATTTGAATGCGTCGCTGAAAGCGCCTTTGCTGGCTGATGCTTTGAGTGAATTTTTGCTGCCAATGCTGCCGCTGGCTGATAGCGAAAAGTCGCTAAAGTTGCAAAATTCGCAGATAAAAATTGAACAGGGAAAGTTGACACTTTCGGCGAGTATTTTGCGCGCTGGCGGTACGCAAATTCCTTTGGTATTGCGGACTGGTTTGCGGATTTCCAGCGGTCGCGAATTGATGTTTCAAGCACCGGAAATCGAAATCGATCGAGAATTAAAGAGCAGTGATTTCAATGATTTTCAAATTGATTTCGGGCCGGAAGTCGAGATTGAGGAGTTAATTTTGAGTCTGGGGGAGATTGTTTGTCGGGGCTCAATTAGAGTTTTGCCTTAG
- a CDS encoding pseudouridine synthase gives MSDERLQKILAQWGIASRRLAEQMILAGRVRINGNIALLGQKANPDRDLIEVDGIPVKPTDRPACVYLLLNKPAGVVSTCSDPRARSKVLDFLPPKLRSGQGIHPVGRLDADSTGALLLTNDGKLTFCLTHPRHSIAKTYQVWVLGDPPEPVLQAWRQGIILSGRKTLPAKVRVLSRTGDQTLLEVILSEGRNRQIRRTAEQLGYPVVRLHRTAIGPIELQPPARPILPPGCYRPLEDSEIIFLWNLVNLTSISVPVNPQKHSI, from the coding sequence ATGTCTGATGAAAGGCTGCAAAAAATCCTCGCCCAGTGGGGCATTGCTTCTCGCCGTCTAGCAGAACAGATGATTTTAGCTGGACGAGTCCGAATTAATGGCAATATTGCTCTTTTAGGGCAAAAAGCAAATCCCGATCGCGATCTCATCGAAGTCGATGGCATCCCAGTCAAACCAACGGATCGACCCGCTTGTGTCTATCTGTTGCTCAACAAACCCGCAGGTGTAGTTTCTACTTGCAGCGATCCCAGAGCTCGCTCGAAGGTTCTTGACTTCCTGCCGCCCAAATTGCGATCTGGTCAAGGCATCCACCCCGTAGGACGCTTAGATGCAGATTCCACAGGCGCACTCTTGCTCACCAATGATGGTAAGCTGACATTTTGTTTGACCCATCCGCGTCACTCGATCGCCAAAACTTATCAAGTTTGGGTGCTCGGCGATCCCCCGGAACCGGTACTGCAAGCGTGGCGTCAGGGCATTATCTTGTCCGGTAGAAAAACATTGCCCGCGAAAGTTAGAGTTCTTTCTCGTACCGGAGACCAAACTCTGTTAGAAGTAATTCTATCAGAAGGGAGAAACCGACAGATTCGGCGCACCGCCGAACAGTTGGGATATCCCGTGGTGCGCCTGCACCGCACAGCCATTGGCCCGATTGAATTGCAGCCGCCAGCGAGGCCAATATTGCCACCAGGCTGCTACCGACCCCTAGAAGATTCAGAAATTATTTTTTTATGGAATCTAGTCAACCTAACATCAATAAGCGTGCCAGTGAATCCCCAAAAGCACAGCATATGA
- a CDS encoding RodZ domain-containing protein, which translates to MTKNLLFLFFNKTKQKLHSQEPESPEKKLAEIGSKLREYREQQSISLDKVAVVTMIRRNLLQAIEDGKLDQLPEPVYTQGLIKRYAEAMGLDGAQFADFFPLEPPTRSSAKLSGLNLPQLRPMHLYLFYTFLIICSVNALSQLMGGSVTAKNGAGTKELALQQQEQARLIAEGSSASKNQKPDSYTAVEAARSGENAGKFGNKPVMVNVTFKAESWMQIEVDGKTEFEGTLPSGTVRTWQAEKQLVVVAGNAGGVMVAVNNGQPEQLGAPGVAKEVVFKADEIKPTAKPK; encoded by the coding sequence ATGACAAAGAATTTATTGTTTTTATTCTTCAACAAAACTAAGCAGAAACTGCATTCCCAAGAGCCAGAATCACCTGAGAAAAAATTAGCTGAAATTGGCTCTAAACTCCGAGAGTACCGGGAACAGCAGTCGATTTCTTTGGACAAAGTAGCTGTGGTAACAATGATTCGGCGGAATCTGCTGCAAGCCATTGAAGACGGTAAACTCGACCAACTCCCCGAACCAGTCTACACTCAGGGTTTGATTAAACGGTACGCCGAAGCAATGGGTTTGGACGGAGCTCAGTTTGCTGACTTTTTCCCGCTCGAACCGCCAACGCGATCGTCCGCCAAGCTATCCGGGCTAAATCTGCCTCAGTTGCGGCCGATGCACCTTTATCTTTTTTACACATTTCTAATTATTTGTTCAGTCAATGCCTTATCTCAGTTAATGGGCGGTTCTGTGACTGCAAAAAACGGTGCAGGAACCAAAGAACTAGCGCTTCAGCAACAAGAACAAGCTCGTTTAATTGCTGAGGGGTCGAGCGCCTCAAAAAATCAGAAACCAGATAGCTACACCGCTGTGGAAGCAGCAAGAAGCGGTGAAAATGCAGGTAAATTTGGTAATAAACCAGTAATGGTTAACGTCACTTTTAAAGCCGAATCCTGGATGCAGATTGAAGTCGATGGTAAAACAGAGTTTGAGGGAACTTTACCTTCAGGAACTGTCCGCACCTGGCAAGCCGAAAAGCAATTGGTAGTTGTAGCTGGCAACGCGGGCGGGGTGATGGTTGCTGTTAATAACGGACAACCCGAACAGCTCGGAGCCCCGGGAGTCGCCAAAGAAGTTGTTTTTAAAGCAGACGAAATCAAGCCGACCGCCAAGCCCAAATAA
- the malQ gene encoding 4-alpha-glucanotransferase has product MLFPRASGILLHPTSFPSRFGVGDMGIEAYRFIDFLVESDQQYWQILPLGPTGYGNSPYSCYSAMAGNPLLLSPEILRDEQLLSDEDLDRSPEFPLDTVEFDRAIAHKIPLLKKACENFKAKASPVQQREYSAFCDSKASWLEDYALFMALKDSFNGSSWHTWEPEIARRQPEALEKWRQQLHTEIYYYKYVQFEFFRQWTELKRYANLREIKIIGDIPIYVAHDSADVWSHPELFCLDEASGEPALMAGVPPDYFSSTGQLWGNPVYNWEALEATNFQWWVQRFEAIFAYVDVTRIDHFRGFDAYWAVKRGQETAIDGEWINAPGTALFEVINEKFGNLPIIAEDLGVITPEVEALRDRFEFPGMKILQFAFGAGPGDPFLPFNYVRNCVVYTGTHDNDTTVGWFNQLQNYERDEVLRYLGCIEPQGIHWSLIRMGWFSIANLAIVPYQDLLGLDTDARMNFPGKADGNWGWRYRREALNWDVRDRLKTMTYICGRTPQKN; this is encoded by the coding sequence ATGCTTTTTCCCCGAGCTAGCGGCATTTTACTTCACCCGACATCTTTTCCCAGCCGATTTGGCGTAGGGGATATGGGAATAGAAGCATATCGTTTTATTGACTTTTTAGTAGAGAGCGACCAGCAATACTGGCAGATATTGCCGCTGGGCCCGACAGGATACGGCAATTCTCCTTATTCTTGCTATTCAGCAATGGCAGGAAACCCGCTGCTGCTGAGTCCGGAAATCCTGCGGGACGAGCAATTGCTCAGCGATGAAGATTTAGATCGTTCGCCGGAATTTCCCCTCGATACAGTAGAATTCGATCGCGCGATCGCTCATAAAATACCCCTGCTTAAAAAAGCCTGCGAAAACTTCAAAGCCAAAGCATCGCCGGTGCAGCAAAGAGAATACTCAGCTTTTTGTGACAGCAAAGCCAGTTGGCTGGAAGATTATGCCTTATTTATGGCACTAAAAGACAGCTTCAACGGCAGTAGCTGGCACACTTGGGAACCAGAAATTGCCCGACGCCAACCCGAGGCGCTAGAAAAATGGCGGCAGCAGCTACATACTGAGATTTATTACTACAAATACGTCCAGTTCGAGTTTTTCCGTCAGTGGACAGAATTGAAACGCTATGCGAATCTGCGCGAGATTAAAATTATTGGCGACATTCCGATTTATGTAGCTCACGACAGCGCTGATGTGTGGTCGCATCCTGAGTTATTTTGCTTGGACGAAGCAAGTGGAGAACCAGCTTTAATGGCAGGTGTTCCCCCGGATTACTTCAGTTCCACAGGTCAATTGTGGGGCAATCCCGTATACAATTGGGAGGCTTTGGAAGCAACTAATTTTCAGTGGTGGGTGCAGCGTTTTGAGGCGATTTTCGCTTATGTAGACGTGACTCGGATCGACCACTTTAGAGGATTTGATGCTTACTGGGCGGTGAAGCGCGGGCAGGAAACTGCGATCGATGGAGAGTGGATTAATGCGCCGGGAACGGCTTTGTTTGAGGTTATTAACGAGAAGTTCGGCAACTTGCCGATTATTGCTGAAGATTTGGGGGTAATTACTCCGGAAGTGGAAGCTTTGCGCGATCGGTTCGAGTTTCCGGGAATGAAGATTTTGCAGTTTGCTTTCGGCGCTGGGCCAGGCGATCCTTTTTTGCCTTTCAATTATGTTCGTAACTGCGTAGTTTACACGGGCACTCACGACAACGACACGACTGTTGGCTGGTTCAATCAACTGCAAAACTACGAAAGAGATGAGGTTTTGCGTTATTTGGGCTGCATCGAACCCCAAGGCATTCACTGGTCTTTAATCCGCATGGGTTGGTTTTCTATTGCTAATTTGGCAATTGTTCCCTATCAAGATTTGTTGGGTTTGGATACCGACGCGCGGATGAATTTTCCGGGGAAAGCAGACGGAAATTGGGGCTGGCGCTATCGCCGGGAAGCTTTGAATTGGGATGTGCGCGATCGGCTCAAAACAATGACTTACATTTGCGGGCGCACACCTCAAAAAAATTGA
- a CDS encoding photosystem II protein Y produces MDFDFRILIVLMPVLLAGGWAAYNVGAVAIKQVQKMLNKQA; encoded by the coding sequence ATGGATTTTGACTTCCGCATACTGATAGTATTGATGCCCGTCTTGTTAGCGGGCGGCTGGGCAGCTTACAACGTCGGCGCTGTAGCTATCAAACAAGTGCAGAAAATGTTGAACAAGCAAGCTTAA
- a CDS encoding MinD/ParA family protein: MSKIISVHSYRGGTGKSNTTANLASIIARGGNRVAIVDTDIQSPGIHVLFGFSESNMDRCLNDYLWGRCPIADTAYDVSSLLPKLATNGTLYLIPSSIKAGEIARVLREGYDVGLLTDGFQELIDALDLDYLFIDTHPGLNEETLLSITISDILLLILRPDQQDFQGTAVTVDVARKLEVPKILMTINKAPESLDFDDLKQQVESIYNIPVAGVLPHSDKMMLLASKGVFALHFPNDPLTQVVEGIARQIVG, encoded by the coding sequence ATGTCTAAAATCATTTCTGTCCACTCTTACCGGGGTGGAACTGGCAAATCGAACACGACTGCAAACCTGGCATCTATTATTGCTCGCGGCGGAAATCGGGTCGCCATTGTAGACACAGACATTCAATCACCCGGGATTCACGTGCTGTTCGGTTTCAGCGAGAGCAACATGGATCGCTGTCTGAACGATTACCTGTGGGGGCGGTGTCCGATCGCGGATACGGCCTACGATGTGAGTTCGCTGCTGCCCAAATTAGCCACCAACGGCACCCTCTACCTGATTCCTTCGAGCATTAAAGCAGGAGAGATAGCGCGAGTTTTGCGCGAAGGCTACGACGTGGGGCTGCTTACCGACGGCTTTCAAGAACTGATCGACGCTCTCGACTTGGACTACCTATTTATCGACACCCACCCGGGGCTCAACGAAGAAACTCTGCTGAGCATTACGATTTCCGACATCCTGCTGCTGATTCTGCGTCCGGATCAGCAAGATTTTCAGGGAACGGCTGTCACGGTAGATGTGGCGCGCAAATTAGAAGTTCCCAAGATTTTGATGACGATCAATAAAGCTCCAGAGTCTCTGGATTTCGATGATTTGAAGCAGCAAGTAGAGAGTATTTACAATATCCCAGTGGCGGGGGTGCTCCCCCACAGCGACAAGATGATGCTGCTGGCGAGCAAGGGGGTGTTTGCGCTCCACTTCCCTAACGATCCTCTAACTCAGGTCGTCGAAGGGATTGCCAGACAGATTGTGGGATAA